A region from the Populus trichocarpa isolate Nisqually-1 chromosome 18, P.trichocarpa_v4.1, whole genome shotgun sequence genome encodes:
- the LOC7493370 gene encoding gamma-glutamyl peptidase 3 has protein sequence MKVTSEKRYALLQAARDSDYVKKVYGGYFNVFVAAFAEEGETWDLFRVVEGEFPDMNELHKYDGFVVTGSPYDAYGNDYWVLKLCFILQTLDAMEKKVLGICFGHQVLCRALGGKVGKAYSGWDIGLRRVSIVKDLSPCSFPGDLTEIPPSLSIIECHQDEVWEVPLGAEVIAFSDKTGVEMFTIGDHILGIQGHPEYTKDILYNLIDRLLSNNCIESAFAEKAKFGLEIAEPDRKCWEKICKNFLKGR, from the exons ATGAAGGTTACATCCGAGAAAAGATATGCTCTTTTGCAAGCAGCAAGGGACTCTGACTATGTAAAGAAAGTTTACGGAGGGTACTTTAATGTGTTTGTTGCAGCTTTTGCTGAAGAGGGAGAAACATGGGACTTGTTTAGAGTTGTTGAGGGGGAGTTTCCTGACATGAATGAGCTTCACAAATACGATGGCTTTGTAGTTACTGGCAGCCCTTATGATGCCTACGGAAATGACTATTGGGTTCTCAAGCTTTGCTTCATCTTGCAAACTCTAGATGCCATGGAGAAGAAAGTCCTTGGAATTTGCTTTGGTCATCAG GTTTTGTGCAGAGCGCTGGGTGGAAAGGTTGGAAAAGCATATTCTGGGTGGGATATTGGGTTAAGGAGAGTGAGCATAGTGAAGGATCTGTCACCATGCAGCTTCCCAGGAGACTTAACAGAAATCCCTCCCTCGCTATCAATAATCGAGTGCCATCAAGATGAGGTGTGGGAGGTGCCATTAGGAGCTGAAGTGATTGCATTCTCAGACAAAACTGGTGTGGAGATGTTCACCATTGGAGATCACATCTTGGGCATTCAAGGCCATCCCGAGTACACCAAGGATATTCTTTATAATCTCATTGATCGCCTTCTGAGTAACAACTGCATAGAg AGTGCTTTTGCCGAAAAGGCCAAGTTTGGATTGGAGATAGCTGAACCAGACAGAAAATGCTGGGAAAAGATCTGCAAGAACTTTCTAAAGGGTAGATAA
- the LOC7489421 gene encoding histone-lysine N-methyltransferase ASHR3 isoform X2 has translation MPDLGLGGNLSLSSSLTLTRCPALKPNSPLPPPPDAIDQSDSITSTTATITSVTVKTLVKWDQSVPEGAADLCNGSSIRVLKRTSASRLGCKKGFNNNISSNNGKCLDDYVRVWVQKKMDAGVSQSRCLLPFLVGAKKMVECLFCCRSIYPGEGMQCSVRNCQGVYHLTCVVEGLGVSNLRKFKCPQHECFTCKGKFHWRCVRCTVASHNQCAPWSDEVVYLKNQPGRAVCWRHPTNWRLDKKHVVPATDIEEIFCRLPLPYIDEEFKIDLTWKDLTENKLEPPPYVHIRRNVYLVKKKRDDSDGDVGCTNCSSTCCENCVCRVQCISCSKACRCPETCTNRPFRKEKKIKIVKTEFCGWGVEAAEPLNKGDFIIEYIGEVIDDKLCEQRLWDMKYKGMSRGRLGWECLLLAQ, from the exons ATGCCAGATCTAGGACTAGGAggtaacctctctctctcctcttctctTACTCTCACGCGCTGCCCTGCTCTCAAACCCAACTCTCCTCTCCCTCCTCCTCCCGATGCCATTGATCAATCAGATTCAATTACCTCAACGACGGCGACAATAACTTCTGTTACAGTCAAAACCCTGGTTAAATGGGACCAAAGTGTTCCAGAAGGAGCGGCAGATTTGTGCAATGGGAGTtcaattagggttttgaagCGGACCAGTGCTAGCCGATTGGGTTGCAAGAAggggtttaataataatattagtagtaATAATGGTAAATGCTTGGATGATTACGTTAGGGTTTGGGTTCAGAAGAAGATGGATGCGGGTGTCTCACAATCTCGCTgccttcttccttttcttgttgGTGCAAAGAAAATG GTGGAATGTCTCTTTTGCTGTAGATCTATCTACCCCGGGGAGGGAATGCAATGCTCTGTTCGTAACTGTCAGGGAGTTTATCACTTGACATGTGTTGTGGAAGGGCTTGGAGTCTCAAATCTGAGAAAATTCAAGTGCCCTCAGCAT GAATGTTTCACTTGCAAAGGGAAATTTCATTGGCGGTGTGTTCGATGCACAGTAGCTTCACATAATCAGTGTGCACCATGGTCTGATGAAGTAGTTTATCTGAAAAACCAACCAGGACGAGCAGTTTGTTGGCGGCATCCAACTAATTGGCGGCTAGATAAGAAG CATGTGGTTCCAGCAACTGATATCGAG GAAATATTTTGTCGTTTGCCTCTACCTTACATTGATGAGGAGTTCAAGATTGATTTAACATGGAAAGACCTGACAGAGAATAAACTAGAACCACCTCCATATGTGCACATCAGGCGCA ATGTTTACCTGGTCAAGAAGAAGCGTGATGATTCTGATGGTGATGTTGGATGCACAAATTGCAGCTCTACATGCTGTGAGAATTGTGTGTGCAG GGTTCAATGTATAAGCTGCTCCAAGGCATGCCGCTGCCCTGAAACTTGCACCAATAGGCCATTTCGCAaggagaaaaagataaaaattgtcAAG acTGAATTTTGTGGTTGGGGAGTGGAGGCAGCTGAACCACTAAATAAAGGCGATTTTATAATTGAGTATATTGGAGAAG TCATTGACGATAAATTATGTGAACAAAGGCTCTGGGACATGAAATACAAAG GGATGTCGAGGGGGAGACTCGGGTGGGAGTGTTTGCTGCTGGCTCAATAA
- the LOC7489421 gene encoding histone-lysine N-methyltransferase ASHR3 isoform X1: MPDLGLGGNLSLSSSLTLTRCPALKPNSPLPPPPDAIDQSDSITSTTATITSVTVKTLVKWDQSVPEGAADLCNGSSIRVLKRTSASRLGCKKGFNNNISSNNGKCLDDYVRVWVQKKMDAGVSQSRCLLPFLVGAKKMVECLFCCRSIYPGEGMQCSVRNCQGVYHLTCVVEGLGVSNLRKFKCPQHECFTCKGKFHWRCVRCTVASHNQCAPWSDEVVYLKNQPGRAVCWRHPTNWRLDKKHVVPATDIEEIFCRLPLPYIDEEFKIDLTWKDLTENKLEPPPYVHIRRNVYLVKKKRDDSDGDVGCTNCSSTCCENCVCRVQCISCSKACRCPETCTNRPFRKEKKIKIVKTEFCGWGVEAAEPLNKGDFIIEYIGEVIDDKLCEQRLWDMKYKGVQNFYMCEIRKDFTIDATFKGNSSRFLNHSCKPNCILEKWDVEGETRVGVFAAGSIRVGEPLTYDYRFVRFGPEVKCYCGAPNCQGYLGTKRKIAKLNIGWGAKRKRTSTACVAIITM; encoded by the exons ATGCCAGATCTAGGACTAGGAggtaacctctctctctcctcttctctTACTCTCACGCGCTGCCCTGCTCTCAAACCCAACTCTCCTCTCCCTCCTCCTCCCGATGCCATTGATCAATCAGATTCAATTACCTCAACGACGGCGACAATAACTTCTGTTACAGTCAAAACCCTGGTTAAATGGGACCAAAGTGTTCCAGAAGGAGCGGCAGATTTGTGCAATGGGAGTtcaattagggttttgaagCGGACCAGTGCTAGCCGATTGGGTTGCAAGAAggggtttaataataatattagtagtaATAATGGTAAATGCTTGGATGATTACGTTAGGGTTTGGGTTCAGAAGAAGATGGATGCGGGTGTCTCACAATCTCGCTgccttcttccttttcttgttgGTGCAAAGAAAATG GTGGAATGTCTCTTTTGCTGTAGATCTATCTACCCCGGGGAGGGAATGCAATGCTCTGTTCGTAACTGTCAGGGAGTTTATCACTTGACATGTGTTGTGGAAGGGCTTGGAGTCTCAAATCTGAGAAAATTCAAGTGCCCTCAGCAT GAATGTTTCACTTGCAAAGGGAAATTTCATTGGCGGTGTGTTCGATGCACAGTAGCTTCACATAATCAGTGTGCACCATGGTCTGATGAAGTAGTTTATCTGAAAAACCAACCAGGACGAGCAGTTTGTTGGCGGCATCCAACTAATTGGCGGCTAGATAAGAAG CATGTGGTTCCAGCAACTGATATCGAG GAAATATTTTGTCGTTTGCCTCTACCTTACATTGATGAGGAGTTCAAGATTGATTTAACATGGAAAGACCTGACAGAGAATAAACTAGAACCACCTCCATATGTGCACATCAGGCGCA ATGTTTACCTGGTCAAGAAGAAGCGTGATGATTCTGATGGTGATGTTGGATGCACAAATTGCAGCTCTACATGCTGTGAGAATTGTGTGTGCAG GGTTCAATGTATAAGCTGCTCCAAGGCATGCCGCTGCCCTGAAACTTGCACCAATAGGCCATTTCGCAaggagaaaaagataaaaattgtcAAG acTGAATTTTGTGGTTGGGGAGTGGAGGCAGCTGAACCACTAAATAAAGGCGATTTTATAATTGAGTATATTGGAGAAG TCATTGACGATAAATTATGTGAACAAAGGCTCTGGGACATGAAATACAAAGGTGTGCAGAACTTCTACATGTGCGAAATTCGAAAGGACTTCACAATTGATGCAACTTTTAAGGGAAATTCATCTCGTTTTTTAAATCATAGTTGCAAACCCAACTGTATCCTAGAAAAGTG GGATGTCGAGGGGGAGACTCGGGTGGGAGTGTTTGCTGCTGGCTCAATAAGAGTTGGAGAACCATTAACATATGACTACAG GTTTGTTCGATTTGGACCTGAGGTAAAGTGCTATTGTGGGGCTCCAAATTGTCAGGGATATCTTGGAACCAAAAGAAAGATTGCTAAGTTGAACATTGGCTGGGGTGCAAAACGAAAGAGAACATCAACTGCATGTGTAGCCATTATAACCATGTGA
- the LOC7493371 gene encoding AP2-like ethylene-responsive transcription factor At1g16060: protein MAKLSQKNTKNTASNNNNTTNGVTKVKRTRRSVPRDSPPQRSSIYRGVTRHRWTGRYEAHLWDKNCWNESQNKKGRQVYLGAYDDEEAAAHAYDLAALKYWGPETILNFPLSTYQNELKEMEGQSREECIGSLRRKSSGFSRGVSKYRGVARHHHNGRWEARIGRVFGNKYLYLGTYATQEEAATAYDMAAIEYRGLNAVTNFDLSRYIKWLKPNQNNTDNNNGLDLPNPIIGTDNSTHPNPNQELGTTFLQINQQTYQPSETTLTQPRPATNPSSALGLLLQSSKFKEMMEMTAVTDCPPTPPSGLDPTPCSFLEDVQTYFDCLDSSNYGDQGDDMIFGDLNSFVPPMFQCDFET, encoded by the exons ATGGCGAAATTATCACAgaagaacacaaaaaacacagcaagtaacaataataacacgACTAATGGCGTGACCAAGGTGAAACGAACAAGGAGAAGTGTTCCAAGAGACTCTCCTCCTCAACGCAGCTCCATTTATCGTGGCGTTACTAG GCACCGGTGGACCGGCCGATATGAAGCTCATTTGTGGGATAAGAATTGCTGGAATGAATCACAGAACAAGAAAGGACGACAAG TTTACCTTG GTGCctatgatgatgaagaagcGGCAGCGCATGCTTATGACTTAGCAGCACTGAAGTACTGGGGTCCTGAGACAATTCTTAATTTTCCG TTGTCGACATACCAAAATGAACTGAAAGAAATGGAGGGTCAGTCGAGAGAAGAGTGCATTGGATCATTGAGAAG GAAAAGCAGTGGCTTTTCTCGTGGAGTTTCAAAATACCGAGGAGTTGCTAG GCATCATCACAACGGGAGGTGGGAAGCTCGGATTGGTAGAGTATTCGGCAACAAATACCTATATCTCGGGACATATG CTACTCAAGAAGAAGCTGCCACCGCTTACGATATGGCGGCTATAGAGTACCGTGGCCTGAATGCTGTTACCAACTTCGATCTTAGCCGGTACATCAAATGGCTAAAACCCAATCAAAATAACACTGATAACAATAATGGTCTGGATCTCCCTAACCCTATCATAGGCACTGATAATTCAACTCATCCTAACCCTAACCAAGAGCTTGGAACAACCTTCCTTCAAATTAACCAGCAAACCTACCAACCTAGTGAAACTACATTAACTCAACCACGGCCAGCAACGAATCCTTCATCTGCCCTAGGGCTCTTACTTCAATCATCGAAGTTCAAGGAGATGATGGAAATGACAGCAGTGACAGATTGCCCACCAACCCCACCGTCGGGCTTAGACCCGACACCATGTAGCTTCCTTGAAGACGTGCAGACATATTTTGACTGTCTCGATTCAAGTAACTACGGGGATCAAGGTGACGACATGATTTTTGGCGACCTCAACTCGTTTGTGCCACCCATGTTCCAGTGCGATTTCGAGACATAA